A region of the Romboutsia hominis genome:
TGTATTTAAAAATTCTGCGGGGATAAATATACCAAGGGTATCAAAAGATCAATCAAAATTTGGACAATATGTAAATAAAAATAATCTTCAAAAAGGAGATTTAATATTTTTTGATACAAGTGGTTCAAATGATGGAGATGTAAGTCATGTTGGGATATATATGGGTAATAATAAAATGATACATGCATCATCGAGTAAAGGAAAAGTAGTTATATCTGAATTAAGTAATTATTATAATAATGCATATGTAAATGCAAGAAGAGTCTTATAAATAACTTAAAAATTTTCTCACTATATAAAAAATAGATGTATTATTAATAAAACATCTATTTTTTTTATGCAATGATTTTATATTAGGCATAAAATAATTGATTGTTTATGAATATATACAGATGAATAAATTTGAAAATAAAAAAATCTAATATATTAAGTAAAAAGATTTTTGATGAATAAATAATCTAATATATTGAAAATAATATATAGTGTAAATTAAATTTATAGATTAACAAGGAGTGTTTCTATGGGTGTAGTAACAGATTTTTATAAATTCAAATACAGAAAAGATGACTACTATTTAGATGTATTTATAAATAAAGGAGCAATACCAAATATTGAATCAGCCTTAAATGAAATTCTAAGTGATAAATATATACCTAAAGACTCTCAATGTGCATATATGAAGTTAAAAGAATTATTTCAAGAGGCAAGAAAAAGTACAAGTCATGTTTATGCTGAAATAAAAATACACAAATGTTATTTGAGATATATAAATAATTTATATCTATATTTTTTTGATAGAAAAGAGTATAGAGCTCTGAAAGAGTTAAGCGATTATTTTCATTTATATATAGTAGAGGATATAGAAAATATAGCAAATTTTATAACACTAAGTGAAGACGTAAAGATAAGGATACTTTCAAATATATAAAATAATTAAATTCAAAAAAAGGAAATATTTCTAAATATCTTGCATATAATACATTAAATATGAAACATTTAAAATTAATCCTTCATATTTAATGTATTATAAAAAGAAGGAGGGATGTTAATTTGGATGATAGATTAGAATTAGTAATGTTTGGATATGAAAAAGAAATAGAATATGATTATACACCAGATAGTGGAAGTGAATAAAGTAAAAAGGATTTTTCAAGTTTAGATTAAGTAAAGAATAAAATAAAAATTATCTTGCTAAATCAACTAATATAATTTATATAAATAAAAAATGGAGGTAAAAAATGGAGAGAAATATAGATTTGATGATATTTGAATATGAAAAGGAAATGGCATATGATTATATACCTGAACATGAAAATGAATAATAATTAAAGCATAAGTAATATTATATATCAAAAGGAGAAATAAAGTGAATATAGATAATGAATCCGATTAAAAAGGAGCTATCTCAAAGAAAATAGAGTTTAGCTCCTTTTTATTATAAGTTAAATTATAAAGTTTTAAATTAAAAAATATTATACATAAAAAATGTCTAAAGCAAATCAAAAGGTTGCCTTAGACATTAAAAACAAATTTATAGATTAAAATGTATGTTTACTTTCTTCAAAATCATAAACGTCCATCAAAGCTTCCCCAAATCTTTGATAATGAGTAATTTCTCTTTGACCTAAAAATCTTAAAACTTCTATTATATCAGCGTCATCAGTTAGATTTATAAGTTGATAATAGGTAGCTAGTGCTTTTTGTTCAGCGGCCATATCCTCATGTAAGTCAGTAACGGCATTTCCCATAACAGCAATAGGACAAACACTAAATGGATTTCCAGTTGAATCTGTTGGATATATACCAAATCCATTTTGAGCATAATTAGATCCAAGTCCTGCTTCTTCTAACTCAGTAGGAGTAGCATCATATGTTAGTTGATAAACCATAGTAGCTACCATTTCAACATGTGCTAATTCCTCTGTTCCGATATCAGTTAAAAGTGCTTTAGTTTTCCCTGTAGGCATAGTATATCTTTGACTAAGATATCTTAGGGCAGCTGCTAACTCTCCATTAGGTCCACCAAATTGAGTTATAAGATATTTAGCCATAGTTATATCCTTAGTTTTAAGATTAACAGGATGTTGTAATGTTTTTTGATATATCCACATAAATTAAATCCTCCTTAATTATTAGTCGTTAAATTCTCTTTCCCAAGGCCATGGGCTTTCTACCCATCTAAAAGGATACTTGCTAGGTGAAAATCCAAAGTTAGTTAAAGGTCCATACTTATTTTCATATAAGCATCTTGCTTCTAAAAATTGATTACATAGAGAATTAAAAGTAGCAATTGCATTTTTATCACAAGGATTATTATCTAGATATAAATTCATATCTAAACATGCAAAACAAAGCTCTTGAATTTTTCGCATTAATTCATTTCTAGAGTCACTCATAATTATTCTCTACCTCCTTTTTCTCTTAGTGGAGTTGAATATAAATTCTTGTTATAAATTGGAGAATCTATTAGATATAGCTCAGGGAATAGAGTACCACGTTGAAAGGCTTTAGGTAAGCTATACGTTTTAGTGTAGACTTGACGCTTAATATAAGGTCTAGCTAAGGAATATCTAGGTTCCATACAGTTTTTTCTATTATCATCTTGCATAAATTAAACCTCCTGTCTTAAAGTGAGAATGAACTTAATAATAATATATTGTAGTTGCAAAAAAGTGTTACTAATAAATATATAAACTATATTTAGAGCAAAAATACACATTAAAATAAATGAGTAGATTACTTGAATTATTAGCTTAATATATGATAAAATAATTTGCATGTTTTATTAAAAATAGTCTAAATTTGAAATTTAATGAAAATGAATTATAGATATAACCAAAATATAAATAAGAGGTGATAGTATGAGCAACTTAGCGGGAAAAGGCTGTGAGATAATAGTACCTTTTGATGAAAGACAACCATTAAAAGATATAGAAAGAAGTATAATAAAGAGATATAGAAAACATTTATGGTCAAAATTTATAAAAGCTATAAGAGATTATAATCTAGTAGAAGAAGGCGATAAAATAGCTGTTGCAATATCTGGAGGAAAAGATAGTCTACTTATGGCTAAGATGTTTCAAGAGTTAAAAAGACATGGACAAGTAAACTTTGAATTAGAGTTTATAGCTATGGATCCAGGATATCATGAAGACATAAGAAAACTACTTGTAGATAACTGTGAATACTTAGATATACCAATACACTTATTTGACTCAAGAATATTTGAAATAGCAGATGAAATAGCTAAAGATTATCCATGTTATATGTGTGCAAGAATGAGAAGAGGAGCACTATACTCTAAAGCTGAAGAACTAGGGTGTAATAAGTTAGCACTTGGACATCATTATGATGACGTTATAGAAACAACAATGCTTAACCTACTATGTTCGGCTAATTTTAAAACAATGTTACCTAAACTACATTCAACAAACTTTGATGGTATACAAATAATAAGACCACTTTATTATATAAGAGAAGAGCATATAGTAAGATTTATACAAAATAGTGGTATATGGCCACTAAATTGTGCATGTATGGTAGCGGCTAAAAAGACTGGTAATAAGAGATATGAAATAAAAGATTTAATCAAAAGCCTTGGAGAAAACTTTAAGGATGTAGAAAAATCAATATTTAAAGCAGCGGAAAATGTAAATATAGATTCTGTACTTGGATGGCAAAAAGATGGAGTAAAGCATTCATTTATGGAAAATTTTGAAGACTAACTAGAAATTCTTTAAAGTTTACATTATTTATTTTTAGTATAATTAGATATAATATATTTATAGATTTAGGAAGAATTTTTATTCTTCCTTTTATTTTTGATTTTATGAAATATATTTGAATAAGCAAGAAAAGCGAAAATTTTATAAATGTATAGTGAAAAAATATCATAAAATGATAAAATATAAGTAAAGATATTTAGAAGGTGGGAGTTTGGATTGAAAAGAGTTTATATAGACTTTGAAATGAATATGCCAAGTGTAAGAAATAAAAGAGATATGCTAAATGCAGATATAATTGCAATTGGGGCTATACAATATGATACGGATACAGGTAATATAGAAGAATTTAAGTCATTAATAAAGCCTGTAACTAACCAAGAAATATATCCACATATAGAAGAATTAACTCATATAAAGCAAGATGATGTTAAAGATGCTCCAACATATGAAGAAGTTATGAGAAAATTTAAAAAATGGTTAGGTACATTTTCTCAAATAGAGGGTATATATACCTTTGGAAATCTAGATTTAACTTGCTTTAATAATACAGATAAAAAGAGCGCTCAAAAAAACAATCACCCAAGATTTATAAATAATATAAAAGGTTTATTCGTAGATATAAAGGACAAATATTTAGAATGCGGGATAAAATGTATGAATTATGTTTCGTTAAAAAATTTACTAGAATGTGCAAACGTAGAATTTAAAGGAGACGCACATGATCCTTTATATGATGCATATAATTTATATGTATTAGATGAAGTTTTAGAAAAAAATGAAGGTATAAGGGACATACTAATAATAAAAGATTTTATAAGACCACCATTTATAATATTAAATGAAAACTTAGAAAAAGTTTTTGATGAATACACAAATATATACTATAAAAATCCAAAAGA
Encoded here:
- a CDS encoding spore coat associated protein CotJA, which encodes MQDDNRKNCMEPRYSLARPYIKRQVYTKTYSLPKAFQRGTLFPELYLIDSPIYNKNLYSTPLREKGGRE
- a CDS encoding 3'-5' exonuclease, translating into MKRVYIDFEMNMPSVRNKRDMLNADIIAIGAIQYDTDTGNIEEFKSLIKPVTNQEIYPHIEELTHIKQDDVKDAPTYEEVMRKFKKWLGTFSQIEGIYTFGNLDLTCFNNTDKKSAQKNNHPRFINNIKGLFVDIKDKYLECGIKCMNYVSLKNLLECANVEFKGDAHDPLYDAYNLYVLDEVLEKNEGIRDILIIKDFIRPPFIILNENLEKVFDEYTNIYYKNPKEASKFDISIEVIKTVYLYLESINNIDIYNIDIIRDISRKMDTIDKLKDIRTGHFYILENVYFDMKDLIDDLMLYKLKQEEYVEEINSIINLFSDDLKYEEIEFDYILEKSC
- a CDS encoding tRNA 2-thiocytidine biosynthesis TtcA family protein; this translates as MSNLAGKGCEIIVPFDERQPLKDIERSIIKRYRKHLWSKFIKAIRDYNLVEEGDKIAVAISGGKDSLLMAKMFQELKRHGQVNFELEFIAMDPGYHEDIRKLLVDNCEYLDIPIHLFDSRIFEIADEIAKDYPCYMCARMRRGALYSKAEELGCNKLALGHHYDDVIETTMLNLLCSANFKTMLPKLHSTNFDGIQIIRPLYYIREEHIVRFIQNSGIWPLNCACMVAAKKTGNKRYEIKDLIKSLGENFKDVEKSIFKAAENVNIDSVLGWQKDGVKHSFMENFED
- a CDS encoding manganese catalase family protein, translated to MWIYQKTLQHPVNLKTKDITMAKYLITQFGGPNGELAAALRYLSQRYTMPTGKTKALLTDIGTEELAHVEMVATMVYQLTYDATPTELEEAGLGSNYAQNGFGIYPTDSTGNPFSVCPIAVMGNAVTDLHEDMAAEQKALATYYQLINLTDDADIIEVLRFLGQREITHYQRFGEALMDVYDFEESKHTF
- a CDS encoding spore coat protein CotJB, translating into MSDSRNELMRKIQELCFACLDMNLYLDNNPCDKNAIATFNSLCNQFLEARCLYENKYGPLTNFGFSPSKYPFRWVESPWPWEREFND